In the genome of Pseudomonadota bacterium, one region contains:
- the fliG gene encoding flagellar motor switch protein FliG, which produces MQEYKPTRTSRYAPYYHHKELKEGLNTMQRELTNPEKAALTLLGLGKEVATQVMQNLNEHEVKTVSRAFLTVSEVDRETQFKLSRDFLKMLKAGDTMLVDGREFAKSVISSAFGEAGSEALLEYITGAKKQPIGSIISEVPQKSLYGFISAEHPQTVAFLMTMMNADQAAIVLKQMQPEMQTDVLIRISNLSNIKADIIDDVREVLRGQLRGGDFKDEEIGGPKSAADILNFVDRTNEERIITEIEETFPDLAEKIRNLMFTFEDLKKIDDKGIQGVLKDVPREQLVIALKTASPELKDQIFRNVSQRAAEMIKEDLEALGPVKLRDVEKTQQSIVDVVRKLESEGKLVIGGGTGEDQLV; this is translated from the coding sequence ATGCAGGAATACAAGCCAACTCGTACGAGCCGTTATGCGCCCTATTATCATCATAAGGAGTTGAAGGAAGGACTCAACACGATGCAACGGGAGCTAACAAATCCAGAGAAGGCGGCGCTGACCCTATTAGGGTTGGGCAAGGAGGTTGCCACTCAGGTCATGCAAAACCTGAACGAGCACGAGGTTAAGACCGTCAGCCGCGCCTTCCTAACCGTATCAGAGGTCGACCGCGAGACGCAGTTTAAACTCTCTCGAGACTTTCTCAAGATGCTCAAGGCCGGCGATACCATGCTGGTCGATGGACGCGAGTTTGCAAAGAGCGTTATCTCAAGCGCCTTTGGAGAAGCTGGTAGCGAGGCCTTACTCGAATATATTACCGGTGCCAAGAAACAGCCGATCGGATCCATTATCTCTGAGGTTCCACAGAAATCCCTCTATGGGTTTATCTCAGCGGAGCATCCACAAACGGTTGCATTCCTAATGACCATGATGAACGCTGATCAAGCAGCCATTGTCCTTAAGCAGATGCAACCTGAGATGCAGACCGATGTTCTTATCAGAATATCTAACCTTTCAAATATCAAAGCCGATATTATCGATGATGTACGAGAGGTGCTACGTGGACAGCTACGGGGCGGAGACTTCAAAGACGAGGAGATCGGCGGGCCTAAATCAGCGGCAGATATCCTCAACTTCGTTGATAGAACGAACGAGGAGCGCATTATTACCGAGATTGAGGAGACCTTCCCGGACCTAGCCGAAAAGATCCGCAATCTTATGTTTACCTTCGAGGATCTTAAGAAGATCGACGACAAGGGCATCCAGGGTGTTCTTAAGGATGTGCCACGAGAGCAGCTCGTTATCGCGCTCAAGACGGCTAGTCCAGAACTTAAGGACCAGATCTTCAGAAACGTATCGCAACGTGCAGCCGAGATGATTAAAGAGGATCTTGAGGCGCTCGGTCCAGTTAAGCTACGAGATGTAGAGAAGACGCAACAATCGATAGTCGATGTTGTACGTAAGCTCGAATCCGAGGGTAAACTCGTGATCGGCGGCGGTACAGGCGAGGATCAGCTGGTCTAA
- a CDS encoding phosphotransferase, whose product MVAKPDEELLVTYFQEVTGSAPTLVTPLCPHASQRRIYRLTGGATSMVGVLNPDRGENDAFVYFARYFRSAGLPVPEIYLYRPEAHAYLEQDLGDNTLLDNLTLARERSVETFPSSVEDLYRAALEYLPQFQIKHSASIDFSRCYPSADFSLDALSNDLESFQRELVLRLLPAWDLRRMQGDLSSLLSFLAKAVNGFFLYRDFQARNIMIVNNKPFFIDFQGGRKGPLQYDVVSLLYQSSAKIPHATRESLLNHYCQAAATYTSLDQGEFLHFYQGFIISRMLQVLGVYGREGLGAGKEYFVRNIPLALETLRKALLSPELPIALPGFLECTDALIEALKRETP is encoded by the coding sequence ATGGTTGCCAAGCCCGACGAAGAACTATTAGTCACCTATTTTCAAGAGGTTACAGGCTCGGCTCCGACCCTTGTCACCCCCCTTTGCCCGCACGCCTCGCAGCGCCGTATCTATCGCCTAACGGGTGGGGCAACCTCAATGGTGGGGGTACTTAATCCAGATCGGGGTGAAAACGATGCCTTCGTATACTTCGCTCGCTACTTTCGCTCGGCTGGGTTGCCGGTTCCTGAGATCTACCTATATCGACCTGAGGCGCACGCCTATCTTGAGCAGGATCTAGGCGATAATACCTTACTTGATAATCTGACTCTGGCGCGGGAGCGTTCTGTTGAAACCTTCCCTTCCTCGGTCGAAGATCTTTACCGTGCAGCGCTAGAGTATCTGCCGCAATTTCAGATTAAACATAGCGCTAGCATAGACTTCTCACGCTGCTATCCAAGCGCTGACTTCTCGCTAGATGCCCTCTCAAACGATCTTGAGAGCTTTCAGAGAGAGCTGGTTCTGCGGCTACTACCTGCCTGGGATCTGCGCCGCATGCAAGGGGATCTCTCAAGCCTACTTTCATTTCTGGCAAAAGCTGTTAACGGCTTCTTTCTGTATCGTGATTTTCAGGCACGCAACATCATGATCGTAAACAACAAGCCGTTCTTTATCGATTTCCAGGGGGGTAGAAAGGGCCCGTTGCAGTACGACGTTGTTTCGCTGCTCTATCAATCAAGTGCTAAGATACCGCATGCCACCCGTGAGTCCCTGCTGAACCACTACTGCCAGGCTGCTGCGACCTATACCTCGTTAGATCAAGGGGAGTTTCTTCATTTCTATCAGGGCTTTATTATTAGCCGCATGTTGCAGGTGCTTGGTGTTTATGGGCGCGAGGGCTTGGGCGCGGGCAAAGAATACTTTGTGCGTAATATTCCGCTAGCGCTTGAAACGCTCAGAAAAGCGCTACTATCGCCGGAACTTCCGATCGCGCTGCCAGGATTTTTAGAGTGCACTGATGCACTTATTGAGGCACTAAAAAGAGAGACCCCATGA
- a CDS encoding tetratricopeptide repeat protein — translation MPLLNRWILIPLLLSVSVWSDSLRNGFVWDDHILIEKNEVSLKTSSVSALFSSDFWSTETEAGHSNYYRPLIALSYMVDYARSGLTAKGYHLTNIIVHTANVALVWCVLVELAVPSLIAALAACLFAVHPALAESVAWISGRTDLIATTFMLLSVLLCLTARRKARINILLSTLSATAFACALFSKESAIITPLLALLLASTTGAARKVSPRDLIPYAVAALVWFIARLLALDNPIGVSSTEGVSLKIGILALLHLWGTIAWPPVFRIEYGSSLTGESLAIGAACGVLLLGWVVYLIRSLHSSPLVRALYIAGIIAFLPSVLAIMLKSMIGVRLVYTAAAFILPACVLLLWERLSLRPFFTVTVALCAILSYCSVERSSLWRSDRVLFSKALEASAASTRNHLNLGIALYNDGELRAALEQLDREIEAAAVDQQRYMLALIYTGAQCELLAEREYRAAIQAKPSNYAALHNLAGLLTSQGRLADARTALLDGSQRAPELRARALRQIEYLDKAPPFPARPALVRQWCTDRKSLEMFFTEAIAVNRQASELLKGRQLDMAEVYIKAALLANPKLVAAHLNLAQLEILQQRYDSARGTLTEILRENPEETRAEKLLSHLNTLEGAL, via the coding sequence GTGCCGTTATTAAACAGATGGATACTGATACCACTACTGCTCTCAGTCTCGGTATGGAGTGACTCTCTGCGTAATGGATTTGTCTGGGATGATCATATCCTGATTGAGAAGAACGAGGTAAGTCTTAAAACGAGTTCTGTCTCTGCCCTTTTTTCAAGCGATTTTTGGTCCACTGAGACCGAGGCTGGGCACTCCAACTACTATCGACCCCTGATAGCCCTCTCCTACATGGTTGATTACGCGCGTAGCGGATTAACAGCTAAAGGCTATCACCTTACTAATATCATAGTTCATACGGCTAACGTTGCATTGGTATGGTGCGTCCTCGTTGAACTCGCTGTCCCAAGCCTAATTGCGGCGCTAGCGGCTTGCCTCTTTGCGGTTCATCCAGCCTTGGCAGAATCTGTGGCATGGATCTCAGGAAGAACCGATCTAATCGCAACAACCTTTATGCTGCTATCAGTCCTACTCTGCCTCACGGCGCGCAGGAAAGCTCGAATAAATATTCTACTGAGCACCCTCTCGGCCACGGCGTTCGCTTGTGCGCTTTTCTCAAAGGAGTCCGCGATCATCACCCCCCTGCTAGCGCTCCTGCTCGCATCAACAACGGGAGCAGCTCGCAAGGTTAGCCCGCGAGATCTTATCCCCTACGCCGTCGCCGCCCTTGTTTGGTTTATCGCTCGCTTATTGGCGCTCGATAACCCGATCGGGGTCTCCTCCACTGAGGGGGTCTCCCTTAAGATCGGAATCCTTGCGCTCCTGCACCTCTGGGGCACCATAGCGTGGCCCCCCGTTTTTCGGATTGAATACGGATCCTCTCTAACTGGGGAGAGCTTAGCGATTGGGGCTGCCTGCGGAGTGCTGCTTCTGGGCTGGGTAGTATATTTAATCAGATCACTACACTCATCGCCCCTAGTAAGAGCGCTCTATATTGCTGGAATTATTGCCTTTCTTCCGTCCGTCCTGGCCATTATGCTTAAATCAATGATAGGGGTACGGCTCGTATACACTGCGGCTGCTTTTATCCTTCCAGCTTGCGTGCTGCTGCTTTGGGAACGGCTCTCTTTACGTCCTTTTTTTACAGTAACGGTCGCCCTCTGTGCTATTCTGTCGTATTGCTCGGTCGAACGATCTTCTCTGTGGAGATCCGATCGTGTGCTCTTTAGTAAGGCTCTAGAGGCCTCTGCTGCATCGACCCGCAACCATTTAAATCTCGGAATCGCCCTCTATAACGATGGAGAGCTACGCGCCGCCCTGGAGCAGCTAGATAGGGAGATAGAGGCGGCGGCCGTTGATCAACAACGCTATATGCTGGCTCTAATTTATACGGGTGCTCAGTGTGAGCTCCTGGCCGAACGGGAGTATCGAGCCGCCATTCAGGCCAAACCATCAAATTACGCAGCGCTGCACAATCTTGCCGGCCTATTAACCTCTCAAGGCAGGCTCGCTGATGCCCGTACCGCACTGCTGGATGGATCTCAACGCGCGCCGGAGCTTCGCGCGCGCGCCCTGCGCCAAATTGAGTATTTAGATAAGGCTCCCCCGTTTCCAGCACGTCCTGCTCTCGTTAGGCAGTGGTGTACCGACAGAAAGAGCCTAGAGATGTTTTTCACAGAGGCTATTGCGGTCAACAGACAGGCCTCTGAGCTACTTAAGGGCAGACAGCTCGACATGGCCGAGGTCTACATTAAAGCGGCACTCCTGGCTAACCCCAAGTTAGTCGCTGCGCACCTTAACCTTGCACAGCTTGAGATTCTGCAACAACGCTACGATTCAGCTAGAGGGACCCTCACTGAAATATTACGGGAGAATCCTGAGGAAACGCGAGCAGAAAAACTACTTAGCCATCTTAATACCCTAGAGGGCGCTCTTTAA